The stretch of DNA GCGCGGTCCGGCGCGCGCGTCACGATGACCTCGGCGCCGGCAAGCGCCCGGCCGCTGTCGGAGGTCACGGTGCCCCGAATCACGTCGTGGTGCGTGGCCGGGGTCTGGGCCGCGATCGCCGCCGGCGCGATCGAGAGGGCGACGGCGAAGCCGAGCCGTCGGGAGAGGATCGACATGGAATGAGGGGATGGAGAGTGACGCCCCGTTCGACACGCCGGCGGGAAAGACCGTTGCCGCCGGCGGGTCAGTGCGTGAAGATCGCCTTGGGAATCATCACGTGGACGCCCACATTGCCATCCACCAATTCCGTGATATCGACGTCGGACGAGACGCTGACGAGCATATATGCCTCGTCGCGCGTGAGGCCCTTGGTGGTGACCAGGAAGTTGATGGCTTCGCGGATGGCGTTCTTGGTGGCGGTGACGAGATCCTTGTCGATCCCCATGGCGATGTAGTGCGTGGGCGTCTCGGCGCGGGGCCATTGGGCGTGGAGGTCCTTGCGCACGATCAGTTGGAACCGGCCTCGCAGCGACGTCTCCATGGCCGTGATGTCCACCTCGCCGTTGCCCTGGCCGGCGTGGCCGTCGCCGATCTCGAGCAGCGCGCCCTTGGTCCACACCGGGATGTAGAGCGTGGTGCCGGCCACGAGTTCCTTGTTGTCGAGATTGCCGGCGAAGATGCCCGGCGGCGCGCTGCTCACGCGGCCCATGGCGGCGGGTGGAGCGTCTCCGATGCTGCCGAAGAACGGGTGCAGCGGGATGTCGATGCCCGGCGCGAAATGGGCGACCATCTTGTCGCGGTCGAGGGGGATGATCTTCATTCGCGAATACGGGAAATCCTCGGGCAGGAAGCCGCTGCGCGGTCCGAAGGCGTTGTAGGCGTACGGGATGGCGAGGTCGATGGACTCGATGCGCACCTCGAGCACGTCGCCGGAATCGGCGCCCTCGACGTAGATCGGACCGGTGAGGATGTGCCCGCCGGGCCCGTGGTCCTTGACGTTGTCGACGATGTCGCGCAGGGACTGCTGCACGTCGGCGGAATCGACGCCGGCGCCCTCGAGACGCGACGGGGTGGAGGTGATGAGCGTGCCGACGTCCACCTCGTCTCCCGACTGGACGCGCAGCACCGGCTTGGCGGCGGCGTCGTAGTAGCCCCAGGCGACCGTGGTGGGCGTGGGCATCAGGTGATAGAGATGGCCCGGGCGCGGCGGCACCGCGGCGGTCTGTGCCGTGGCGGCGGTGGCCAGCAGGACGCAACTTGTGAGGGACCCGAGAATGAACCGATGCACGGCGAAAGCCCTGGGTTGAAGGTGGCCAGCGTTGAACCGGCGGTGCGTACCGAGCGCCCCGTATCTTGCAGTCTCGAACCCCGGCGGGCCAGTGGAATGGTGAGACCATCTGCGTGGGTGAAGCTCACGACGTACAGCTCGGCGCTCGACGCCGACGTGGCGGTATCGCAGCTGGAGGCCGCGGACATTCCGGCGCTGGCCCGGGGCAACGACATCGTCGGCCTCTTCGGGCCGGGGTTCCAGGGGGCCACGGCGCGGGGCGTGGACGTGCTCGTGCCGGAGGCGGCGCTCAAGGATGCGCGTGCCGTGCTCGAGCTGGACTAGCGCCGCCACATAGCCGACACGCCGGGCGCGGATGGCGCCCGGCGTGCGGCCTGTCGTGCAACGCACCAACCGACTACGGGGCGAGGAGCGCCTTGTTGGGCTCGTTGAACCCGCGGTGGCAGGTGACGCAATCGATGTGCGGCCACATGCCGCGCGGGTTCTTCAACTTCACCAGATAGGCGTCGTTGATCGAATCCGTCATCTGGATCATCATCCGCGCCGTCTGCTTCTCCTTGCGCTTGTCGCTGTCCCAGTGATCGGGAACGTGGCAGAAGTTGCAGTTCCGGCCGAGCGCCTTGCCGTAGTCGTTGTTCATGAGTTCGAGGAATTTTCCGGCCGGCATGTCCTTGAGCAGCTTGACGTTCTTGAAGACCTTGCCGGCGGGCTCGTTCTCACGCCCGGCGATCGTCTTCATGACTTCGTCCACGAGGCGCTGGCGATCGGCGGTAGCGGAGTCGCGCCGCGCGGCACGCTGCTCGGGGGTGAGGGGGACTCGGCGGAAGCGGAAGCGCTCGCCGGGCGGCAGCTCGCCGCGGCCACCCGGGGGACCTTCGTCTCCGCCGCGTTGAGCCACGGCCTGGTTTCCGGCGGCGGCCGGAGCGGGCGCCGGGGCCGGGGCGGGCGTTGCCGAGCGACAGGAGAGTCCGGTGGCCAGCAGGAACGGCACTATGAAACGAACACCTCGATGCATATGGGTCCTCGTGAAGGGAGCGATTAGAAAGAGCCCGCCGGCACGAACCGTGCCGGCGGGTTCCTTCGTGATTCACCTGGCCTGCGACGACAACTACGGATCGCGACGGTCGCCGGTGCCGAAATCGAAGCCCGCGGCCCCGCCGCCGCTCAGCCGGTCGACGCGAAGGATCTGCTTCTGCGTCTGGCCGTCGACGGTGATCGAGACCATGTAGTCGCCGGAGTCAACGATGTTCCCGCCGGCGCCGCGACCGAACCCGCCACGGCCGCGCATGCCGAACAGCTCCGACATCTGACGGAAGCCGCCCGGGAATGCCCCCATGACATCCACGGCAGCGCCGCCGCGTCCGCCGCGAGCGGGCGCACCGGGCACCGGACCTTCGGCCGGACGGGCCACGAATCCGGCTTCCCCGCCACGGCCGGCGCGTCCGCCGCCTCCACCGCCGCGGCCGAACAGGCTGGTCAGATTACCGCTCGTCACGGCAGTGCGCAGTCGACTGATCACCGCCGTGTCCATGCCCGCCTTCTCGAGGGAGTCGATCACGCGGACCGTTCGCTGCGCCTGCACCACGCTGTCGCGAAGTTCCGACGGCGAGAGCTTGGGTGCCGGGGCCCGCTTGGTAGACTGGAAGTTCCAGGTGACCGTGTGGAATCCGGCGCTACCCGGCCCGGTGAGCGAGTCGACGGTGTCGCCGGCGATGTCGGTGACGACGACGTGCACCGGTCCGTGCACGGCGCTGGCCAATCGATAGCCGATGACCGCTCCGTATTCCGGGCTGGGCGCTTCGAACACTTTCTGGCCCTGTCCGTTGGCGGACGCGCCCACGGCCGGACCCTGGCCGTACTCGTAGGCCGTGACCGGCTTGTAGAGGTGCGCGGCCGAGGCGAGCACCTTGGCGTCGGTCTGCTCCAGGGGCGCCACGTTCACGATCCAGATGCCGCGGCCGAACGTGGCCGCGATGAGATCGTGATCGCGCGGCTGGATCTTGAGGTCGTACACGGGCACCGTGGGCATGCCGGACATGAACCGCGTCCAGTGCGCGCCGCGATCGATGGAGGCGTACGCCGCGCGGGAGGTGCCGACGAACAGCAGGTTCTGGTTGAACGGATCCTCGCGGATCACGTGCACCCAGTCGGTGCCGCCCGTGGGCAGGTCGCTGGCGATGGAGTGGAAGGTCTTGCCGCCGTCGTTCGTGGCGTAGAGATACACGCCGAAGTCGTTGGTGCGGTGATTGTCGAACGCGATGTAGAACGTCAAGCTGTCGAAGTGCGACGGCTCGATGCGGCTGACGTAGGCGCCTTCGGGGAGCCCGGGGAAGCGGCCGTTGAGCTTGTCCCAGGTGGCGCCGTCGTTGCGCGTCATCCAGGCGTTGCCGTCGTCGGTGCCGGCGAACAGCCAGCCCGGCTTCATGTACGATTCGGCCAGCGACACGACGGTGCCGAAGTTCTCGGCGCCAGTGGCGTCGTTGGTGATGCCGCCCGTGGTGACGAGGCTGACGTGGATCTTGGCCTGGTCCTGCATGCTGAGGTCGGGCGAGATCGGGTAGAGATTGTCGCCGCGATCCATGGACTTGAGCACGCGGTTGCCGCCCATGTAGAACACGCGCGGGTTGAACGCCGAGATGATGAAGGGCGTCTCCCAGTTGAAGCGCATGTCGAGCGCCGCGGAGTCGGTCTTCTCGGCGGTGCGGAGTTGGGCGATCTGCTGTTTCTGCGCGGCCGTCTCGGGCTTGGTGGTGTCCCCGCGCACGGCGAGGATGGAATCCTCGTAGATGCGGCGGCTGTCGTGCCAGTCGGGCTTGCGCAGCGAGGTCCGCTCGCCCGTCTTGAGATTGGTGCGCACCACCCCGCCTTCCTGCGACTCGCCCCACACGATGTTGGGATCGTTGGGGTCCTGCGCGGTATAGAAACCGTCGCCGCCGGAGATGGTGAACCAGTAGGCGTTGGTGACCGGTCCCTGCTTGCGCCGGCTCGGACCGCACCAGCCGCCGTTGTCCTGAGCGCCGGCGCACACGTTGTACGGCGTGTCGAAATCGTAGCTCACGTCGTAGAACTGGGCGAGCGGGAGGATGTTGAGGTAGTCGAAGTTGCCCCCGCGGTCCCACGTCTGCGCCACACCGCCGTCATTGCCGATGAGCCAGTGCTGGCCGTCGGTGGGGTCGATCCAGATGGCGTGGTCGTCCACGTGCACGCTGCCGGTGGTGGTCCGCGCCGTCTTGCCGCCGTCGTCGGAGAAGAGGAACGGCGTGGAGGAGAAGTACACGCGGTTGGGGTTCTGCGGGTCGACATCGACGCGCGAGTAATAGAACGGGCGCGTGTCCTGGTCGTTCATCCACCGCCAGGTCTTGCCGCCGTCGTCGGAGCGGTAGAGGCCGCTCAGCAGCCGCTGCTTGACCGGGGCCTTGGGCTTCTCGCCGACCGAATCGCTGGCCGGCGCGAGGATGGCGTGGTCCTTGCCGCGCAACGAGTCGGCCTCGACCAGCGCGTACACGACGCTGGGGTTGCTGCGCGCGAACGCGAACGTCATCCGGCCCTTCTCGGTGGACGGGAATCCGCCGCCCTTCACTTCGGTCCAGCTGTTACCGCCGTCGGTGCTGTGCCAGAGGGCAGAGCCCGGTCCGCCGGATTTGAGGAAGTAGGGACCGCGAATGCGCTCCCAGCTCGCCGCGAAGATGTTGTTCGGGTTGGACGGGTCGATCTTCACGTCCACGAACCCGGCTTTGTCGCTGACGTACTTGACGCGCTTCCATGTGGCGCCGCCGTCGGTGGTCTTGTAGAGGCCGCGCTCGCCCTTGGTGTCCCAGGCGTGGCCGAGTTCGGCGACGAAGACCACGTTGGCGTTGGTCGGGTCGATGGCGATGTTGCCGATCATCTGCCCGTCCTTGAACCCCATCAGCTTCCAGGTCATTCCGCCATCGGTGGACTTGTACACCCCGTCGCCGGGCTCGATGGTGTTGCGGCTGTTGGGATCGCCCGTGCCCGCCCAGATCACGTTCGTGTCGGAGGGGGCGATGGCGAGGGCGCCGATGGACGCCACCGGCTCGTTGGTGAACAGCGGCCGGAAGGTGGTGCCGGCGTTGGTGGACTTCCAGACGCCGCCGGCGGCTGCGCCGACGTAGATGGTCTTGGAGGGGCCGGGGATGCCGGCGATGGCGTTGACGCGGCCGTCGAAGTTGGCCGGTCCGATCTCTCGCCAGCGCATGCCGGCGATGGTCGGGGAGTCCACGCTCTGGGCGGCCGCGAGGTGCGGCGCGGCAGCGAGCAGGGCTCCGGCGAGGAAGGGGAGAAGCCGGTAGCGATACATGGTAGGTCCTGTGAGGTGGCGGAACCGCTCGGTGAGGCCGAGCCGCGGCGACCCGGGCGGGTCGGCGCCTGACACGACAATACCGTATACGGCAGGCGGGGCGCGAGTGTTGGGCGCGCCGGCTCGCCCCGGCCGGGCGCGGCCCACGCCCATGGGCAACGTTGCTGTGACCCCAGCAATTCCTTAATGTGGAGCCACCGGGCGTCACTCCCGGCGGATCCCTCCCTCCCCCTCCCCCTCCGCCTCCGGAGGCTCCACGATGTCGTTGGGCGACTTCATTAAGAAACAATTCATAGACGTCATCCAGTGGACGGAAGACGCCGACGGCACCCTGGCGTACCGGTATCCGATGCGGGACATGGAGATCCAGTACGGCGCGCAGCTCACGGTGCGCGAGTCGCAGATGGCGCTGTTCGTGAACGAGGGCAAGGCGGCCGACACGTTCGGCGCCGGCCTCTACACGATCGAGACCCGCACCCTGCCGGTGCTCACGAACCTCATGAACTGGGACAAGCTGTTCAAGTCGCCGTTCAAGTCGGACGTGTACTTCTTCTCGACCCGCATCCAGACCGACCAGAAGTGGGGGACGCAGCAGCCGATCACCATCCGCGACAAGGATTTCGGGATGGTGCGTCTGCGGGGATTCGGCATCTACTCGTATCATCTCGTGGAGCCGCTGAAATTCCACCAGAAGCTGAGCGGCACGAGAGAGCTGTATGCCGTGTCCGACCTCGAAGGGCAGCTCCGCAACACGATCCTGGGCCAGTTCGCGGATGCATTCGCGACGAGCGGCGTGCCGTTCCTGGACATGGCCGCCAACCAGGGGATGCTGGCCGACAAGATGAAGCAGACGGCGGCGCCGGCATTCGGCGAATACGGCCTGATGCTCGACTCGTTCGTGGTCGAGA from Gemmatimonadaceae bacterium encodes:
- a CDS encoding acetamidase/formamidase family protein: MHRFILGSLTSCVLLATAATAQTAAVPPRPGHLYHLMPTPTTVAWGYYDAAAKPVLRVQSGDEVDVGTLITSTPSRLEGAGVDSADVQQSLRDIVDNVKDHGPGGHILTGPIYVEGADSGDVLEVRIESIDLAIPYAYNAFGPRSGFLPEDFPYSRMKIIPLDRDKMVAHFAPGIDIPLHPFFGSIGDAPPAAMGRVSSAPPGIFAGNLDNKELVAGTTLYIPVWTKGALLEIGDGHAGQGNGEVDITAMETSLRGRFQLIVRKDLHAQWPRAETPTHYIAMGIDKDLVTATKNAIREAINFLVTTKGLTRDEAYMLVSVSSDVDITELVDGNVGVHVMIPKAIFTH
- a CDS encoding DUF2007 domain-containing protein, whose protein sequence is MVRPSAWVKLTTYSSALDADVAVSQLEAADIPALARGNDIVGLFGPGFQGATARGVDVLVPEAALKDARAVLELD
- a CDS encoding c-type cytochrome; this encodes MAQRGGDEGPPGGRGELPPGERFRFRRVPLTPEQRAARRDSATADRQRLVDEVMKTIAGRENEPAGKVFKNVKLLKDMPAGKFLELMNNDYGKALGRNCNFCHVPDHWDSDKRKEKQTARMMIQMTDSINDAYLVKLKNPRGMWPHIDCVTCHRGFNEPNKALLAP
- a CDS encoding SPFH domain-containing protein, producing the protein MSLGDFIKKQFIDVIQWTEDADGTLAYRYPMRDMEIQYGAQLTVRESQMALFVNEGKAADTFGAGLYTIETRTLPVLTNLMNWDKLFKSPFKSDVYFFSTRIQTDQKWGTQQPITIRDKDFGMVRLRGFGIYSYHLVEPLKFHQKLSGTRELYAVSDLEGQLRNTILGQFADAFATSGVPFLDMAANQGMLADKMKQTAAPAFGEYGLMLDSFVVENLSLPDELQQKLDERIGMNMVGNMQQYTQYQVAQSMPIAAANQGGGAGLGAGLGAGMAMGKAMVDAVSGGGAPPPAAAAGDATATKFCIACGKAIPRSSKFCPECGGTQG